The region CCATTGAGGATGCATTTTCAATAAGTCTCTTGGTAAACTTTGTTGTTCAAAAAATTGAATTTCTTGTGACTCAGAAGAATTACATCGTAGTTCACCCCCAGTAATTTCAGCAAGAAAACAAGTTGTTATAAAATGCACTACTCTTCCATTTGGATAAGTAAAAACCTGAGAATCAGGCTCAGAGTACACACCTATAAGCTTTTTAATTCTAATATCTAAATTGGTTTCCTCTTTTATTTCTCTAATAGCTGCTTCAGAAACTGTTTCCCCTATTTCTATATGTCCTGAAGGAATACCCCAAAGTCCTACATCGGACCTTTTTTGCAACAAAACTTGGTTCTCCTCATTCAAAATAATAACTGCAACACCAGCTTTCAAATCATCGATCCTTTTCATACGATAAATACCTCCTAAATAATAAAAAAAGAGCCGAAGAGAAAGATTTCAACGCAT is a window of Abyssicoccus albus DNA encoding:
- a CDS encoding NUDIX domain-containing protein, translated to MKRIDDLKAGVAVIILNEENQVLLQKRSDVGLWGIPSGHIEIGETVSEAAIREIKEETNLDIRIKKLIGVYSEPDSQVFTYPNGRVVHFITTCFLAEITGGELRCNSSESQEIQFFEQQSLPRDLLKMHPQWLNDALANDDLAFIR